Proteins from a single region of Gemmatirosa kalamazoonensis:
- a CDS encoding PadR family transcriptional regulator, which translates to MAKTERDLYGTIELLVLKALSWAPSHGFGIARWIELVSGDDLRVEEGSLYPALYRLEAEGWIEAEWGVSANGRRAKFYTLTPLGRRMLRAEEGRWQRFVETMARVLAATPGTSTAAG; encoded by the coding sequence ATGGCGAAGACCGAACGCGATCTCTACGGCACCATCGAGCTGCTCGTCCTCAAGGCGCTGAGCTGGGCCCCGTCGCACGGGTTCGGCATCGCGCGCTGGATCGAGCTCGTCTCCGGCGACGACCTCCGCGTGGAGGAAGGCTCGCTCTATCCCGCGCTCTACCGGCTCGAGGCCGAGGGGTGGATCGAGGCGGAGTGGGGCGTCTCCGCGAACGGGCGGCGCGCGAAGTTCTACACGCTCACCCCGCTCGGCCGCCGGATGCTGCGAGCCGAGGAAGGCCGCTGGCAGCGCTTCGTCGAGACCATGGCGCGCGTGCTCGCCGCGACGCCGGGCACCTCCACGGCCGCGGGGTGA
- a CDS encoding ABC transporter permease, translated as MPLGPDWLRERRFWRAAPDRDVDDELAFHLAMRAQLNESAGMDAQTARDAALARFGDVSEVRARCITLSNERERRMRRVELWSAARQHARYAFRRLRGAPGFAAAVVAMLALGIGATTTVFGVVDGILIRPLPFADPSRLVGLTHSIQIAGLSVVQQSDASFLLYQRHTRAFDGIAVWRTRDVNVAATDASAGAERVEAAGVSATFFPVLGVRPRAGRTFVEGEDRLGAPPIVVLSEPLWRRKFGADPAIVGKRVVVDGQPREVVGVMPAAFRYPSASIAIWYPLPLDPPHANPGSFNYTAVARLKPGVTPGAARADLARVLPRLLDEFPSDIPRAMFEQAHVTPIVTPLRDVLVGDVTRMLWLLLGAVVLLLLVACANVASLFLVRAEGAQRDLAVRNALGAGAGAIVAQYFGEAAVLAAAGGALGVALAAAGMAALHRLPSGVDLPRLAEVGVDARVVLFALVVSVLGALVVSLMPVLRARRIAPAVVLKESSRSATAGRDRQRARSALVVAQVALALVLVAGSALMARSFARLRDVSPGFEADGLFTMRVALPQATYTDGARALAFYDRVLAEARAIPGVRDATVTEWLPLTGDHNDSAMEIEDHPLAEGEVPPDHPLVFVTPEYFRTMRVPLLAGRTFTPVDAQHLPLEVLVSRAFARQYWPGKNPIGKRVRQGLTKTWYTVVGVAGDVHLEALEKPAEQAIYFPLAIPDDSGRADVTRAATIVVRTAGDPSRLAGPLRAAVRRVDPAIPTYAEQPMSAVLGASAARTRFVLLMLGVASLVALAIGAVGLYGVLAYGVTLRRREIGVRIALGAGRTHVSRMIARRGIALACAGVGVGLVGAIAATRVLHGLLYDVSPTDPVALAATTMVLLGVALLASWLPARRAAAVDPMEALRRD; from the coding sequence GTGCCGTTAGGCCCCGACTGGCTCCGGGAGCGACGCTTCTGGCGCGCCGCGCCCGACCGCGACGTCGACGACGAGCTCGCGTTCCACCTCGCGATGCGCGCGCAGCTCAACGAGTCCGCGGGCATGGACGCGCAGACCGCGCGCGACGCCGCGCTCGCCCGCTTCGGCGACGTGTCCGAGGTGCGCGCGCGGTGCATCACCCTCAGCAACGAACGGGAGCGACGCATGCGACGAGTCGAGCTGTGGTCCGCGGCGCGGCAGCACGCGCGGTACGCCTTCCGCCGACTGCGCGGCGCGCCGGGGTTCGCGGCCGCGGTCGTCGCGATGCTCGCGTTAGGCATCGGCGCCACCACCACGGTGTTCGGCGTCGTCGACGGGATCCTCATCCGCCCGCTGCCGTTCGCCGACCCGTCGCGCCTCGTCGGGCTCACGCACTCGATCCAGATCGCGGGGCTCAGCGTGGTGCAGCAGTCGGACGCGAGCTTCCTGCTCTACCAGCGGCACACGCGCGCGTTCGACGGGATCGCCGTCTGGCGCACGCGCGACGTGAACGTCGCCGCGACGGACGCGTCCGCGGGAGCGGAGCGCGTCGAGGCGGCGGGCGTGAGCGCGACCTTCTTCCCGGTGCTCGGCGTGCGGCCGCGCGCGGGGCGCACGTTCGTCGAGGGGGAGGACCGGTTGGGCGCACCGCCGATCGTCGTCCTCTCGGAGCCGTTGTGGCGGCGGAAGTTCGGCGCCGACCCGGCGATCGTCGGCAAGCGCGTCGTCGTCGACGGGCAGCCGCGCGAGGTCGTGGGCGTCATGCCGGCCGCGTTCCGCTACCCGTCCGCGTCGATCGCGATCTGGTATCCGCTGCCGCTCGATCCGCCGCACGCGAACCCGGGGAGCTTCAACTACACCGCCGTGGCGCGGCTCAAGCCGGGGGTGACGCCGGGGGCGGCGCGTGCGGATCTCGCGCGCGTTCTCCCGCGGCTGCTCGACGAGTTCCCGAGCGACATCCCGCGCGCGATGTTCGAGCAGGCGCACGTGACGCCGATCGTGACGCCGCTGCGCGACGTGCTGGTCGGCGACGTCACGCGCATGCTCTGGCTGCTGCTGGGCGCGGTGGTGCTGCTGCTGCTCGTCGCGTGCGCGAACGTGGCGAGCCTGTTCCTGGTGCGGGCCGAGGGGGCGCAGCGCGATCTCGCGGTGCGCAACGCGTTAGGCGCGGGCGCCGGAGCGATCGTGGCGCAGTACTTCGGCGAGGCGGCGGTGCTCGCCGCGGCCGGCGGCGCGCTCGGCGTGGCGCTCGCCGCGGCCGGGATGGCGGCGCTCCACCGACTGCCGAGCGGCGTCGACCTGCCGCGGCTGGCCGAGGTGGGCGTCGACGCGCGCGTCGTCCTGTTCGCGCTCGTCGTCTCGGTGCTGGGCGCGCTCGTCGTGAGCCTCATGCCGGTGCTGCGCGCGCGCCGCATCGCGCCGGCGGTGGTGCTGAAGGAGTCATCGCGCTCGGCCACCGCGGGGCGCGACCGTCAGCGCGCGCGCTCGGCGCTCGTCGTCGCGCAGGTGGCGCTCGCGCTCGTGCTCGTGGCCGGCTCGGCCCTCATGGCGCGCTCGTTCGCGCGGCTGCGCGACGTGAGCCCGGGATTCGAGGCGGATGGACTGTTCACGATGCGGGTCGCGCTGCCGCAGGCGACGTACACCGACGGCGCGCGGGCGCTCGCGTTCTACGACCGCGTGCTCGCCGAGGCGCGCGCGATCCCCGGCGTGCGCGACGCGACGGTGACCGAGTGGCTGCCGCTGACGGGCGACCACAACGACAGCGCGATGGAGATCGAGGACCACCCGCTGGCGGAGGGCGAGGTACCGCCCGACCACCCGCTGGTGTTCGTGACGCCGGAGTACTTCCGCACGATGCGCGTGCCGCTGCTCGCCGGCCGCACGTTCACGCCCGTGGACGCGCAGCACCTGCCGCTCGAGGTGCTCGTCAGCCGCGCGTTCGCCAGGCAGTACTGGCCGGGGAAGAACCCGATCGGCAAGCGCGTGCGACAGGGGCTCACGAAGACCTGGTACACGGTCGTCGGCGTGGCGGGCGACGTGCACCTCGAGGCGCTGGAGAAGCCGGCGGAGCAGGCGATCTACTTCCCGCTCGCGATCCCCGACGACAGCGGACGCGCGGACGTGACGCGGGCGGCGACGATCGTGGTGCGCACGGCGGGCGACCCGTCGCGGCTGGCGGGCCCGCTGCGCGCCGCGGTGCGCCGCGTCGACCCGGCGATCCCGACCTACGCCGAGCAGCCGATGTCGGCGGTGCTCGGCGCGTCGGCCGCGCGGACGCGGTTCGTGCTGCTGATGTTGGGCGTGGCGAGCCTGGTCGCGCTGGCGATCGGCGCGGTGGGGCTGTACGGCGTGCTCGCGTACGGCGTGACGCTGCGGCGGCGCGAGATCGGCGTGCGCATCGCGCTCGGCGCGGGCAGGACGCACGTGAGCCGCATGATCGCGCGGCGCGGCATCGCGCTGGCATGCGCGGGAGTCGGCGTCGGGCTGGTCGGCGCGATCGCGGCGACGCGGGTGCTGCACGGGCTGCTGTACGACGTGAGCCCGACGGATCCGGTGGCGCTGGCGGCGACGACGATGGTGCTGTTAGGCGTCGCGCTGCTCGCGAGCTGGCTGCCCGCGCGGCGGGCGGCGGCGGTGGATCCGATGGAGGCGTTGCGGAGGGACTGA
- a CDS encoding NAD(P)H-dependent flavin oxidoreductase: MSTILDRTDAFCARFGLRIPILLAPMGGASPPALSIAVASAGALGACGALLMGRDEIVAWADAVRAETDAPFQINLWTPDPPPTRDAAAEGRVRAFLGRWGPPVPPEAGDMPLPDFDAQCEALLDVKPAVVSSIMGLYPPSFVGRLKERGIAWFAVATTVAEARAAEAAGADVIVAQGAEAGGHRGAFDASRAERDLVGLVALVPAVVDAVRVPVVATGGIADGRGVVAALALGASAAQVGTGFLRCPEAGIHHAWADALAHTLPEETMLSRAFSGRTGRSIATDYARAAVAPDAPSPAPYPVQRGLTTPMRVAGQQAADVHRMQPWAGQSAALAKAAPAAEVARGLWEEARGVLS; encoded by the coding sequence ATGTCGACGATCCTCGACCGCACCGACGCGTTCTGCGCGCGCTTTGGCCTGCGCATCCCGATCCTGCTCGCGCCGATGGGCGGCGCGAGCCCGCCGGCGCTCTCCATCGCCGTCGCGAGCGCAGGCGCGCTCGGCGCGTGCGGTGCGCTGCTCATGGGACGCGACGAGATCGTCGCGTGGGCCGACGCCGTGCGCGCGGAGACCGACGCACCGTTCCAGATCAACCTCTGGACCCCCGACCCGCCGCCGACGCGCGACGCGGCTGCGGAGGGGCGCGTGCGCGCGTTCCTCGGACGCTGGGGCCCGCCGGTGCCGCCCGAGGCGGGCGACATGCCGCTCCCCGACTTCGACGCCCAGTGCGAGGCGCTGCTCGACGTGAAGCCGGCCGTCGTCTCGTCGATCATGGGGCTGTACCCGCCGTCGTTCGTCGGTCGCCTCAAGGAGCGCGGCATCGCGTGGTTCGCGGTCGCGACGACGGTGGCCGAGGCGCGCGCGGCGGAGGCGGCGGGCGCCGACGTCATCGTCGCGCAGGGCGCCGAGGCCGGCGGCCACCGCGGCGCGTTCGACGCGTCGCGGGCCGAGCGTGACCTCGTCGGCCTCGTCGCGCTCGTCCCCGCCGTCGTCGACGCCGTGCGCGTGCCCGTCGTCGCGACGGGCGGCATCGCCGACGGACGCGGCGTGGTCGCGGCGCTCGCGTTAGGCGCATCGGCCGCGCAGGTCGGCACCGGGTTCCTGCGCTGTCCGGAGGCCGGCATCCACCACGCGTGGGCCGACGCGCTCGCGCACACGCTCCCCGAGGAGACGATGCTGAGCCGCGCGTTCAGCGGGCGGACCGGCCGCAGCATCGCCACCGACTACGCACGCGCCGCCGTCGCGCCGGACGCGCCGTCGCCGGCGCCGTATCCGGTGCAGCGCGGCCTCACGACCCCGATGCGCGTCGCCGGACAGCAAGCGGCGGACGTGCATCGCATGCAACCCTGGGCGGGGCAGTCGGCCGCGCTCGCGAAGGCCGCGCCAGCGGCGGAGGTGGCGCGCGGGCTGTGGGAGGAGGCGCGGGGGGTGCTGTCCTGA
- a CDS encoding DinB family protein, translating into MRDMLATRWNEIGDKVVQLAEAVPEAAYERRPAPDVRTFAEQLRHLAFWNLYARDALRGASPDGEANELPRDAYPDKAAVLAAVRDSFRGVGDEIARGDARAVDAPSLDTMVSFLEHAGEHYGQLAVYARLAGVVPPASRAAPAEALA; encoded by the coding sequence ATGCGCGACATGCTGGCGACGCGGTGGAACGAGATCGGCGACAAGGTGGTGCAGCTCGCGGAGGCGGTGCCCGAGGCGGCGTACGAGCGGCGTCCGGCGCCCGACGTGCGCACGTTCGCGGAGCAGCTCCGCCATCTCGCGTTCTGGAACCTGTACGCGCGTGACGCGCTCCGCGGCGCGTCCCCCGACGGCGAGGCGAACGAGCTGCCGCGGGACGCGTACCCGGACAAGGCCGCGGTGCTCGCCGCCGTGCGCGACAGCTTCCGCGGCGTGGGCGACGAGATCGCGCGCGGCGATGCGCGCGCCGTCGACGCGCCGTCGCTCGACACGATGGTGAGCTTCCTCGAGCACGCGGGGGAGCACTACGGCCAGCTCGCCGTCTACGCGCGGCTCGCCGGCGTCGTGCCGCCCGCCTCACGTGCCGCGCCCGCGGAGGCCCTCGCCTAA
- a CDS encoding helix-turn-helix transcriptional regulator, whose amino-acid sequence MNRVEVLLRTPEVTLSVFDHPSDEAHADPSSERASVDAIAFVEAGTFEIRPAGRDAQRWRFAPGMLFAMPRGAEFACRHACERPIDRCLSVAYAPDAVEDLLSAGVAGLRPAAVRGSARHRFLRHRLHACARDGADALRLELVAGALFESLDPAPDETRGRADGAPTDVMRRIARTAERVEAEFARPLALRDLAGTAGMSPYHFARVFRRLTGLPPHRYVMAVRLREAVRRLDAGMSVTATCYAVGFASLSHFVTTFRRRFGVSPSALPAARRRPTALRAALAAPVWEGRS is encoded by the coding sequence ATGAACCGCGTCGAGGTCCTGCTCCGCACGCCGGAGGTCACGCTCTCCGTCTTCGACCACCCGAGCGACGAGGCGCACGCCGACCCGTCGAGCGAGCGCGCATCGGTCGATGCGATCGCGTTCGTCGAGGCGGGGACGTTCGAGATCCGTCCCGCCGGGCGCGACGCGCAGCGGTGGAGGTTCGCGCCGGGGATGCTGTTCGCGATGCCGCGCGGCGCGGAGTTCGCCTGCCGGCACGCCTGCGAGCGGCCGATCGACCGCTGCCTCTCCGTCGCGTACGCGCCCGACGCGGTGGAAGATCTGCTGAGCGCGGGTGTCGCGGGGCTGCGGCCGGCGGCGGTGCGCGGCTCCGCACGCCACCGCTTCCTCCGCCACCGCCTGCATGCGTGCGCGCGCGACGGTGCCGACGCGCTGCGGCTCGAGCTCGTCGCCGGTGCGCTGTTCGAGTCGCTCGATCCCGCGCCCGACGAGACGCGCGGCCGTGCCGACGGCGCGCCGACCGACGTGATGCGCCGCATCGCCCGTACGGCGGAGCGCGTGGAGGCGGAGTTCGCGCGGCCGCTCGCCCTGCGCGATCTCGCGGGCACCGCGGGGATGAGCCCGTATCATTTCGCGCGCGTCTTCCGCCGACTCACCGGGTTGCCGCCGCACCGCTACGTGATGGCCGTGCGGCTGCGCGAGGCGGTGCGGCGGCTCGACGCCGGCATGAGCGTCACCGCGACCTGCTACGCCGTCGGCTTCGCGTCGCTGAGCCACTTCGTGACCACGTTCCGCCGCCGTTTCGGCGTCTCGCCGTCGGCGCTCCCCGCCGCGCGCCGACGTCCGACCGCGCTGCGCGCCGCGCTCGCCGCGCCGGTGTGGGAGGGACGGAGTTAG
- a CDS encoding carboxypeptidase-like regulatory domain-containing protein, producing the protein MRTRLVPALLVTTLAACADRIASPTPDAAQDRPAAPAGAVLAQPGDTGSTITYASRVHVSGRVLAGSAPVAGMRVTLYRNVLQDGRGVSIRVGEQTTGADGAFSFADVVGGPYVLALNVTASRPYGDLVAYALGTAAEVRVDIRIGIGSAPSDSTHGG; encoded by the coding sequence ATGCGAACCAGGCTCGTCCCCGCGCTCCTCGTCACGACGCTCGCCGCCTGCGCCGACCGCATCGCCTCACCGACGCCGGACGCGGCGCAGGACCGGCCGGCTGCACCCGCCGGCGCGGTGCTCGCGCAGCCGGGCGACACGGGGAGCACGATCACCTACGCGAGCCGCGTGCACGTGAGCGGACGCGTGCTCGCGGGCTCGGCGCCGGTCGCGGGGATGCGCGTCACGCTCTACCGCAACGTGCTCCAGGACGGCAGGGGCGTGTCGATCCGCGTCGGCGAGCAGACGACGGGCGCCGACGGCGCGTTCTCGTTCGCCGACGTCGTGGGCGGGCCGTACGTGCTCGCGCTCAACGTCACCGCCTCGCGGCCGTACGGTGACCTCGTCGCGTACGCGCTCGGCACCGCCGCGGAGGTGCGCGTCGACATCAGGATCGGCATCGGCTCTGCGCCGAGCGACAGCACGCACGGCGGGTGA